The following coding sequences lie in one Lolium perenne isolate Kyuss_39 chromosome 2, Kyuss_2.0, whole genome shotgun sequence genomic window:
- the LOC127336632 gene encoding tRNA-specific adenosine deaminase TAD1 codes for MNRSTSPPTPTPTPTRDGVQWASAASSAALRRYSSLPKKGKPQGRESTVLAAFLLSSPQDPLSPEVLSLATGTKCLGASRLAPRGDLVHDAHAEVVARRALLRLLYAEIGADCPPSWLVPSGSGGRWRLRDGYQLHLYVTLLPCGVMPVPPSPSEVPRLQPDIVVNGCGDGGFVQRKPGRGDTTLSMSCFDKITRWCVVGIQGALLSHILEPLYLSTVTVGQSPDGAPEGFCIESNVEKVLCARLSSLSRIFPASSKPNKPLFFEAPIPPKEFHQTLGDIPPLTCGYSICWNKSGLHEVILGTTGRKQGTSSKAACLPSTESMLCKIRLAEAFISLEHPLVTKFQHEELSYRAIKDMACEYQQMLELLREAPFFSRWRSKPASLDSFKVQR; via the exons ATGAACCGCTCCACCTCGccgccgacgccgacgccgacgccgacgcGAGACGGCGTCCAGTGGGCCAGCGCCGCCTCCTCGGCGGCCCTGCGCCGCTACTCCTCCCTCCCCAAGAAGGGCAAGCCGCAGGGGCGCGAGTCCACGGTGCTCGCCGCTTTCCTGCTCTCCTCCCCGCAGGACCCGCTCAGCCCTGAGGTCCTGTCTCTCGCCACCGGCACCAAGTGCCTCGGCGCGTCCCGCCTGGCCCCCCGCGGCGACCTCGTGCACGACGCCCACGCCGAGGTCGTCGCCCGCCGcgcgctcctccgcctcctctaCGCCGAGATCGGCGCCGACTGCCCTCCGAGCTGGCTGGTTCCGTCCGGTTCCGGTGGGCGGTGGAGGCTGAGGGACGGGTATCAGCTGCACCTCTACGTCACCCTGCTCCCCT GTGGGGTCATGCCGGTGCCGCCGTCACCCTCAGAGGTTCCAAGGTTACAGCCGGACATTGTGGTGAATGGATGTGGTG ATGGTGGTTTTGTTCAGAGGAAGCCAGGGCGTGGTGATACAACATTGTCAATGAGCTGTTTTGACAAAATTACTCGCTGGTGCGTCGTTGGAATTCAAG GTGCATTGCTGTCACACATTCTGGAACCCTTGTATTTGTCCACCGTTACCGTTGGACAGTCCCCTGATGGTGCACCTGAAGGGTTTTGTATTGAAAGTAACGTTGAAAAAGTTCTTTGTGCTCGTTTGTCCTCTCTATCCAGGATATTCCCTGCCTCTTCTAAACCAAATAAG CCACTATTTTTCGAGGCACCTATTCCGCCGAAAGAGTTTCATCAGACTCTGGGAGATATACCCCCTTTGACATGCGG GTACTCAATATGCTGGAATAAATCTGGTTTGCATGAAGTTATTTTAGGAACAACTGGGAGAAAACAAGGCACATCTTCAAAGGCAGCATGCTTACCCTCCACCGAGTCAATGCTCTGCAA AATAAGATTGGCAGAGGCCTTTATTTCACTTGAACATCCATTAGTCACAAAATTCCAGCATGAGGAACTGTCCTATCGTGCAATCAAG GATATGGCTTGTGAGTACCAGCAGATGCTTGAGCTTCTTAGAGAGGCCCCATTTTTTAGCCGGTGGCGCTCTAAGCCAGCATCTCTTGATTCATTTAAAGTTCAACGGTGA